A window from Balaenoptera musculus isolate JJ_BM4_2016_0621 chromosome 8, mBalMus1.pri.v3, whole genome shotgun sequence encodes these proteins:
- the LOC118899397 gene encoding RNA polymerase II subunit A C-terminal domain phosphatase SSU72-like, which translates to MPSSPLRVAVVCMSNMNRSMEAFSILMKKGFSVKSFGAGSCVRLPGRASNLPVVYDFSTTYEQMCKDLLHKDGERYRSNGVLHILGRNERINPHPERFQECRDPFDVIFTCQESIYDRVVADLCAREQETCQPVHVINVDIHDTLEDATLGSLIICELCQGLQQADDMESSLAELLLAAEGKTGRSFLHTVCFY; encoded by the coding sequence ATGCCCTCCTCTCCGCTCAGGGTGGCTGTGGTCTGTATGAGTAACATGAACAGGAGCATGGAAGCCTTCAGCATCCTCATGAAGAAAGGGTTCAGTGTCAAGTCTTTTGGAGCCGGATCCTGTGTGAGGCTCCCAGGACGTGCAAGCAACCTCCCCGTGGTTTATGATTTTTCCACCACGTATGAGCAGATGTGCAAGGACCTTCTCCACAAAGATGGAGAACGTTATAGAAGCAATGGAGTCTTACACATCTTGGGAAGAAACGAGAGAATCAATCCTCACCCGGAAAGATTTCAAGAGTGCAGGGATCCCTTTGATGTCATCTTCACGTGTCAGGAGAGCATCTATGACAGGGTGGTGGCAGATCTGTGCGCCCGAGAGCAGGAGACCTGTCAGCCTGTGCACGTGATCAACGTGGACATACACGACACCCTGGAGGACGCCACTCTTGGATCTCTGATCATCTGTGAGCTCTGCCAAGGTCTCCAGCAGGCGGATGACATGGAAAGCAGTCTGGCTGAGCTTCTCCTGGCAGCAGAGGGGAAAACAGGAAGGAGTTTTCTGCATACGGTCTGCTTCTACTGA